TGCCCATGTAGTCGGTGTCCAGGGTGACCTCGCGGGTGACGCCCCGGATGGTCAGGTCGCCGGTGACGACCCAGCCCTTGTCGACGCTGGTGCTGCGGAACGTCAGCTCGGGGAAGTTCTCCACGTCGAGGAAGTCGGGGCTGCGGAGGTGCTCGTCGCGCTTGCCGTCCTTGGTCTCGATGGAGTCGGCCTTGATGGTCACCTGCACCGCGGAGTCCTCGGGGGTCTCGCCGACGGTGATGGTGCCCTCGAACTCGTTGAAGTGGCCGCGGACCTTGGTGACGACGAGGTGGCGGGCGACCGCTTCGACGGAGCTGTGGGACCCGTCGATGGTGTAGACGCCAGCAGCGGGGAAGGGCTGGCCCGCGACGGTGCGGTCGAGGGCGTCGGTGGTGGTGGTGGTGGACATGTTGCGCTCCTGTGTGGTCGAGGGCCCGGTGGCCCGTCGGCGAGTGATAGTTGGAAACGTAACAGTTGAACGTTGAACTAGCAACCCCGATGTCGGTGATATCGGTGGAATCCTGTTTCGGGGGCCCCCGCTGATACGCTCCCGCCTAGCTGTACACACCCCTCCCGGCCAAGGGTTCCGATGGTCGGTGACGATCTCCGCACTTGGGAGCAGGACCGATGAGCACGATGACTCCGCGCAGCGACGACGGCGCGATCAAGCCCCTCGAGAAGGCGCCGGTTCCGCACCGCCAACGCCCGAAGATGTGGGTCCGTGACTTCTACGGCACGGCCATGGGCAAGAAGTACGTCATGGCGCTGACGGGCATCATCGGCCTCGGGTTCATCGTCATGCACGCCGTCGGCAACCTGCACGTGTTCGAGGGCGCGGAGAAGTTCACCGAGTACGGCGAGGGCTTGCGCGACCTCGGTGAGCCCTTGGTCCCGCGGACGTTCCTGCTGTGGCTCGGCCGCCTGGGCCTGCTGGGCGCGCTGGTCGGCCACGTGCACGCCGCGTACTCGCTGACGCTGATGAACCGCAAGAAGCGTCCCGTTGCCTACCAGGCACCGCGGGAGTACATCGCCGCCGACTACGCCTCCCGCACGATGATCTACACCGGCACGATCGTGCTGGCCTTCATCCTCTTCCACCTCGCCGACCTGACGTGGGGCCTGGCGAACCCGGACTACGTCCGCGGCGCGATCACCAACAACCTCGTTGCCAGCCTGTCCCGCATCCCCGTGGCGATCTTCTACCTGGTCGCGGTCCTGGCCCTCGGCATGCACATCTTCCACGGCACCTGGTCGCTGTTCCAGACCATGGGATGGTCCAGCAAGCGCTTCAACCCCTGGCGTCGCTACCTGGCCATCGGGCTGGCCGTGGTGGTCACGAGCATCAACCTGACCTACCCGCTCGGGACGATGTTCGGCGTGATCGACTGCGGCGAGGAGTGCGAAGCCATCGCCGAGGAGTTCTCCGCCGAGTAGTCCGGCGCACGAACGGCTGACGAGAAGAAACCGAGAGGAACGACATGACCGTGCTCGACTCCAGGGTCCCCGACGGCCCGCTTGCGGACAAGTGGACCAACCACAAGTTCGACATGAAGCTCGTCAACCCCGCCAACAAGCGGAAGTACGAGATCATCGTGGTCGGCACCGGCCTCGCCGGTGGCGCCGCCGCGGCCACCTTCGGTGAGCTCGGCTACAACGTGAAGTGCTTCACGTTCCACGACTCGCCCCGCCGCGCCCACTCCATCGCCGCGCAGGGTGGCATCAACGCCGCGAAGAACTACCACGGCGACGGCGACTCGGTCTATCGCCTGTTCTACGACACCATCAAGGGCGGCGACTACCGCGGTCGCGAGGAGAACACCTACCGCCTCGCGGAGGTCTCCAACAACATCATCGACCAGGCGGTCGCCCAGGGCGTGCCGTTCGCCCGTGAGTACGGCGGCCTGCTGGACAACCGCTCCTTCGGTGGCGCCCAGGTCAGCCGGACGTTCTACGCCCGCGGCCAGACCGGCCAGCAGCTGCTCCTCGGGGCCTACCAGGCGCTGGCACGCCAGATCAGCCTCGGCACCGTCGACATGCACATCCGCTCGGAGATGCTCGACGTCGTCGTCAAGGACGGCCAGGCCTGTGGCATCGTCACCCGTGACCTCCTGACCGGCGAGATCGCCTCCCACTCCGCGCACGCCGTGGTGCTGGCGACCGGTGGCTACTCCAACGTCTACTACCTGTCGACCAACGCGATGGCGTCCAATGTCACCGCCGCGTGGCGGGCACACCGCAAGGGCGCGTTCTTCGCCAACCCCTGCTACACCCAGATCCACCCGACCTGCATCCCCTCCAGCGACGAGCACCAGTCCAAGCTCACGCTGATGAGCGAGTCGCTGCGCAACGACGGCCGCATCTGGGTGCCCAAGAACATCGACGACACGGGCAAGCCGGCGGCGGACATCGCCGAGTCGGACCGGGACTACTACCTGGAGCGCAAGTACCCCTCCTTCGGCAACCTGGTCCCGCGCGACGTCGCGTCCCGCAACGCCAAGGCGGTCGTCGACGCCGAGCTCGGCATCGGCCCGCTCAAGAACGGCGTGTACCTGGACTTCTCCGACGCGATCAACCGCCTCGGCGAGGACACCATCGCGGCCCGCTACGGGAACCTGTTCGAGATGTACGAGCGGATCACGGGCGAGAACCCCTACCAGCGTCCGATGCGCATCTTCCCGGCCCCCCACTACACCATGGGTGGGCTGTGGGTGGACTACGAGCTGCAGACCACCGTGCCCGGCCTGTTCGCCGCGGGTGAGGCCAACTTCTCCGACCACGGCGCCAACCGCCTCGGGGCCTCGGCCCTGATGCAGGGCCTGTCCGACGGTTACTTCGTGCTGCCGTACACGATCGGCAACTACCTGGCCCCGAAGCTTGGGGAGAAGGTCGTGCCGACCGACGACCCGGTCTTCAAGCAGGCCGAGGCCGAGGTCACCGACGGGATCAACAAGTACCTGTCGGTCAAGGGCACGCGGACCGTCGACTACTTCCACCGCGAGCTCGGCAAGATCATGTGGGACGAGTGCGGCATGGCCCGCAACGCCAACGGCCTGCAGAAGGCGCTGAGCGAGATCAAGGCCCTCCGCGAGGAGTTCGAGACCGACGTGCGGGTGCTCGGCAGCGCCGACACCATGAACATGTCGATCGAGAAGGTCAACCGCGTCGCGGACTTCTTCGAGCTCGGTGAGCTGATGTGCCAGGACGCGCTGATGCGCGAGGAGTCCTGCGGCGGCCACTTCCGCGAGGAGCACCAGACCGAGGAAGGCGAGGCCAAGCGCGACGACGAGAACTTCCAGTTCGTCGGCGCGTGGGAGTTCACCGGCGACACCGGGAACGCCAACCTCCACAAGGAAGAGCTCGTCTTCGAGAACGTCACCCCGACCACCCGCTCGTACAAGTAGGCGATCACCTGATGAAGCTCACCCTGAAGGTCTGGCGGCAGCCGTCCCCCGACGCGGCCGGATCGTTCGAGACCTACCAGCTCAACGAGGTCAGCGAGGACAGCTCCTTCCTGGAGATGCTCGACCAGCTCAACGAACAGCTGGTCAACGACGGCAAGGAGCCCGTCCACTTCGACCACGACTGCCGCGAGGGCATCTGTGGGTCGTGTGGCCTGATGATCGACGGGCAGGCCCACGGGCCCCAGCGGTCGACAGCCACCTGCCAGCTGCACATGCGCCAGTACACCGACGGTGACACCATCACCGTCGAGCCGTGGCGCGCGTCGGGCTTCCCCGTCATCAAGGACCTCGCGGTCAACCGCTCGGCCTTCGACCGGATCATCGAGGCGGGCGGGTACATCACCGTGCCGACCGGCTCGGCGTCGGACGCCAACCTGACCCCGGTCCCAAAGGACATCGCCGACGACGCCTTCGACGCGGCGGCCTGCATCGGCTGCGGCGCCTGTGTCGCCGCGTGCCCCAACGGTGCGGCCCAGCTGTTCACGTCAGCCAAGATGAGCCAGCTGAACATGCTGCCCCAGGGCCAGGCCGAGAAGACCGACCGCACCCTCAACATGGTCGAGACCATGGAGGCGTTCTTCGGTTCCTGCACCAACATCGGCGAGTGCTCGGTGTCGTGCCCCAAGGACATCTCGCTGGACTACATCGCCCAGATGAACAAGGACTACCTGAAGGCCAAGTTCAGCGGCTGAAATGGTGGCGGGGTTGTTGGTTGGTCCTCGCTCCGCCGTTGTTGGTTGGTCCTCGCTTCGCTCGTCGGGTCCTCGGGCTCTGACCCGACGAATCGCTCCCTCGATTCTCGGCCCTCGCTTCGCATCGGGCGCTCCGAGCCTCGCTCGCGTTTCGTCGGCGCCCTGCGGCGGTGCGTAGGCACCTCGGCAGGCGCCGCACACGACCGGTGTGCGCGTTCGGCGTCGCCTCAGGCTGCCCATGTCGCACACCCTCAGCCGGTGTGTGACATACACGCCGGAGGAAGGTCGCCATGTCGCACGAACCCTCACCCCGGGTGCGGTCGACCACCCTCGGAGCAGCTCAACGCACACGCCACCTGGACCACCGCAGCCGGACCGGGCACTGACCGCCGCAGGGCGCCGGCGATCCGTGAGCAAGACTCACAGCCACGAGCTTGCGAGAGGCGAGAATCGGCGGAGCGGATCGTCGGGTCAGAGCCCGAGGACCGTCCGAGCGCAGCGAGGCAGTGTGAAAGGACCCGACGAGCGAAGCGAGGACCAACAAACAACGGCGCAGCGAGGACCAACCAACACCACAACCACCAGTTAGCCCAGCGTTGCCCTTGCGCGGGCCATGGCGTGGCGGACGACGGAGGCCATCGCGACCTTGACCTGGGCCTTGTCGCGGGCGTCGGTCAGCATGACGGGCGTGTCCTCGCCGACCTGGAGGGCGTCGCGGACGGCCTCGGGGGAGTGCAGGACCTGGCCGTCGAAGCAGTTGATCGCGACGACGAACGGCACGCCGCGCTGCTCGAAGTAGTTGATCGCCGGGAAGCACTCCTCCAGGCGGCGGGTGTCGACCAGCACGATGGCGCCGACGGCACCCTGGGTCAGGTCGTCCCACATGAAGCTGAACCGGTCCTGCCCGGGGGTACCGAACAGGTACAGGTACAGGTCGTTGCCCAGCGAGATGCGGCCGAAGTCCATGGCCACGGTCGTGTGGGTCTTGCGCTCACCGACGATGGAGGTGTCGTCGACGCCGAGGCTGGCCTCGGTCATCGGGACCTCCGTGGTGAACGGGGTGATCTCGGTGACGGCGGTGACCATGGTCGTCTTGCCGACGCCGAAGCCTCCGGCGATCACGATCTTGACCGACGTCGGGCCGCGACGCACGGGGCGTGGTGGCGAGGTGTGCATCGAGTTGGCCTCGTTGTGGGAAGAGCTCTGGTTGTGGGAGGGGCTCTGGGAGGAGTACGTGGCGGTCATGGTTACAGGGCCTCGATTCCGTCGAGCAGTTCACCGAGGAGGGTGATGTCACGGTGGGCGGGGACGGCGGCCGGGGCCTCCACGGCGCCGGAGTGGGTGATCAGGCCGTATGCGAGCAGGTCGCCGAGCAGCACCCGGATGACCCCGAGGGGAACGTCGAGGCCGGCGCTGAGGTCAACCAGGGACTGCGGCGTCCGGCACTGCTCCAGCAGCTCGAGCTGCTCGGGGCCGATGTCGTCGCCGGGCTGGACACCGCTGGCGACGACCATGGACTCCATGGACAGGTTGGCCTCGGCATGCGTCCTGCCGCCGACGAGGGCGTAGGGACGAAGTCGGCGTGCTCCGGTCACGTCTTGATCACCCTCACCTTGGAAGCTGCGCGCGAAGGTCCTCGATCAGCTGGGGGCTGAGCGCGGTGCCCACCTGATCGCCCAGCGTGCGCATCTCGTGACCGATGAGTCCGATGTCGCTGCCGGCGGTGGCGAGCACGGCCAGGACCGCACCGTCACGCAGCGACGTGAGGACGATGTAGCCGTTGTCGTAGGCCACCATGACCTGCTTGAGGGTGCCGGCGTCGAACACGCGGGACGCGCCACGGGTGATCGATGCCAGCGAGGATGCAACGGCGGCCACGCGGTCGGCGGTGGCACGGTCGAGGCCTTCGGAGGCGGCGATGAGCAGGCCATCGATGCTGACGACGACCGACTCGATCACGCCGGGCGTGCGGCTGCTGAATCCGCTGAGGAGCCAGTTGAGGTCGGTTCCGGCGTTCACTTGGCGCTGTCCCGCTGAGGGAACGGTGTTGACCACGACGAGGTACCTCCGAAGGGGGTGGTGGGGGGAGTGGGGTCGGCGGCTGCCGGGGTGTCGTCGACGGGCGCTGCTGGTGCCGCAGGCGCTGGTGGTGCCGAAGGCGCTGGTGGGAACCCGGCCGGACCCGGTGCCTGGGGCTGGAACCCGGGCTGGGACGTGGCGACGGGCAGTCGGTCGGTCGTGACCTCGGGGGTCGGCGCCGGGGGAGGACCCGAGGCGAAGTCGGAGTCGAAGCCGCTGATCAGGTCGGCCACGGCGGCGGGGTCGAAGTCGACGGTCCTGCCGTTGCTGGCCCGGGCCAGGCTGATGCCGCTGGCCGGTTCGTCGCCCGACGGCTGCCGCTGGGGCAGGAGGGGGGCACGCGTGGGCAGCGTGCTGGCGACGGGCTGCACGTCGGGGGGCAGGGGCGGTGGCGTGGACGGGCTGGCGTCGAGCAGCCGCTGCATCACCGAGAGGGCGTCTGGTGCGGCGTCCTCGGCGAAGCGCGCTGGTCCCGCAGCCGGTGCCGGCTCGGGGGCCCGTTCCACCGGCGGCGTGGCCGACAGCAGTGCGGCGGGCTGCACAGGACCGGTGGGGGTGGCTGGCTCGGCTTGCTGGGCCACGACCGAGGCCAGGCCGGCCGGACCGGTGCGGGCCTGCGGCGGGGTGACGAAGAGGCTGTCCGGAAGCCACACGAGCACGTGCAGGCCGGCCGGTTCGCCGGGACGGATGTCGATGGCGACGCCCAGGCGCTGGGCCAGCAGGCCAACGACGTAGAGGCCCAGCCGGCGGGACTCCGCAGCTTCCAGCAGCGGTGGGGCCATCAGGCGTGCCTTGGCCTCCTCCAGGTCCTGGGCGTCCATCCCGAGGCCGCGGTCGGTGACGGTGACGGTGACGCCGCTCGCCTCACGAGCCGTGGTGACCGTCACGCGAGTGTTGGGCGGGGAGAAGTTCGTGGCGTTCTCGACCAGCTCGGCGAGCAGGTGCGACAGCGGGGTCGCGGCGTAGCCCTTGACGTCGACCGGAATGCCGACGCGAACATCGACGCGCGCGTACTGCTCGGTCTCGGCTGCTGCGGTACGGATCACGTCCACGAGCGGCTGGTGGGACGCGTCCCCGGACCCGGGCAGCTGGCCGGTCGACAGCAGCAGCAGGTTCTCGGCGTTGCGACGCATGCGGGTGGCGAGGTGGTCCAGGCGGAACAGCTGCGAGAGCTGCTCGGCGTCCTCCTCACGGTCCTCCATGCTCTCCAGCAGCGACAGCTGCCGCTCCACCAGCGACTGCTCGCGTCGAGCCACGTCGGAGATGGTCTGGGCCACGCCGTGGCGGGTCCGTGCCTGCTCCAGGGCCACCGTGGTGGCCTGGTCGGTGGCGGCACCCAGGGCCCGGGCGAGGTCGCCCAGCTCGTCGCGTCGGTTCAGGAGCTCGGTGCTGACGGCATCGTCGAGGACGCTGGTGTCCACCTCCTCGCCACGCCCGACCGCCTCCACCGTGCTCGGCAGGGCGGTGGCGATGCGGCTGGCCAGGGTCGTCAGTCGGTTCAGCGGGCGAACCACGCTGCGGCTGAGGGCGTACACGAGGTAGGCGCCGAAGAGGAGGGCGAGCACGACGAGCCCGCCGATGACGAAGGTGGTGCGTGTCGCCTCGGTCTGGAGGTCGTCGGCCGCGGACAGGCTGGTCGCCGCCATCTGCTGCTCGACGGTGCGCAGGGTGCGTGCGGTGTCCCGGTTGTCCGCGGCGATCTCGTCGATGGCGCCGAGGTTCCCGGCCTGGAGTCCGCCGGCAACGCGCGAGACCTCGCTGGACGGATCGATGTCGGCGGTCTGCTCGAGCAGCGCGACCTCGTCGTCGGTGGCGAGCCGGCGGAGGGAGTCCAGCCACAGTGCCTGCTGGTTGGCCTGCGCGGACACCCGCCGACCGGCGGTGCCCGAGTCGATGCTGCCGGCCACGGCCAGCAGGATGGTGTCACCACGGTCGAGGGCGGTGGCCTTCAGACGGGCGTACGCAGCGCTGGCGAGCAGCCGGGTGTGGATGACCGGGTTGGTCACCTCGGGGATCAGGATGTCGTCGATGCCGAGCAGCGCGCCGACGGGCACGTCGTAGGCCTGCTGGACCTGGGCGTCGAGCATGCTCCCGGCGTCGATGTCACCACGACGGACAACGAGGTCGTCGGCGGCGTCGAGTGCCCGCTGGAGAGCGTCGGCGACCGGGCCGGACAGCCCGTCCGTCAGCTCGGGGGAGGCCAGCTCGTGCAGCCGGGCCAGGCTGGTGTCGGTCGTGGACCGTGCGGCCTGCAGGTCCTCGCCGGACATGTCCATGCCACCGTCGTCGCCGATGTGGAAGGCTTCCAGGGTCCTCGTGCGCTCGATCTGCAGGTCGTGGACGAGCGAGTACTGCGCGTCCGCGAGGTCCACCAGCGAGGCGAACTGCTGGGTCTGGGCCAGCACCTCGGTGCTGGCCCGCAGCTGGATGCCGGAGAGGGCCAGCAGGGCCACGGCCGGCACGAGCATCAGGGTCATCAACCGAAGGCGGATGCTGCTGCGCATGTGTGTGGTTCTTCCGTTCAGTGGCGACGTCGGACGTGGGGAGGTGTCCCTTTCCCCACTTCTTCGGTCGAAGGGCCGGTCACCTTGAGGGAACGGTCGCCTCGTGCCGGTGGGTGATGCGCTGTGCGCCGGCGGGCCCGCGGCCTGCGGCCGCCAGCAGCGCGGCCGGCAGCTCCTCGATGCGGTCCTTCAGCACGAACGGAACCTGCAGCTCGGCTTCGTACCGTTCGAGCTCCGGCGCGGATGTGGCGGACCAGAAGATGAACCGTTGATCGGGCAGCTGGCGTCGCACGGCGACCACCACGTCGGGCCCCGACACCTCGGGCATCATGACGTCGCAGAGCACGAGGTCGGGGCCGAGCTCACCGATCTCGGCGATGGCCGTCTCGCCCTCGGCGGCTTCGCCGATCACGATCAGGTCGGTACCGCTGGACTCGAGGATCCGGCCGGCGAGCAGCCGCATCGCGGGGTCGTCGTCGACGATGTACACGGTCAGCGACTCGGCGTCGCTGGGGACGACGACGCTGCGGTCCAGCACCTCTGGTCGCTGCTCCTCCGGGACGCCCTTGCGCTCTCGCTTGTCGGCCAGCATGGCTTCGTCGGCCTTCACGACCAGGTCGAGGTCGAGCGCCTCGCCCGGCGCGGCGATCGCCCAGCCGACGCTGGCACCGATCTCGGCTGGACCGCCAGTGGTCACGTAGACCTGGTTGAGCAGCTCCTGCAGTCGTTGGGCGATGTGGGTGACCTCGAGGTCGGCCATGCCCGGGTGCAGGTCCTCGCAGAGGACGACGAACTCGTCGCCGCCGAGACGAGCCGCGGTGTCGGAGGAGCGCAGGGTCGACCGCAGGCGAAGCGCCACCTGCACGAGCACCTCGTCGCCCACGGCGTGGCCGAGGCGGTCGTTGACGCCCTTGAAGCCGTCGAGGTCCACGACGATCAGGCCGGTCCCGGCCCCGCGTCGCACCGCCGTCTGGTGGGCCTCGGCGAGGCGGTCCATCAGCATGGTGCGGTTGGGCAGACCGGTCAGGCCGTCGTGCAGCGCCCGGTGTCGCAGCTGTGTGGTCTCGGCGCGGGAGGCCACCTCGGCCTCGTGCCGCTCGGTGACGTCGGTGACGGTGATGACCACGGCCGGGTCCTCCGGGGCCTGGCTGCCGGGCAGCAGTCGCGTGGAGGTGTTGACCCAGCGGAAGGTGCCGTCGGGGCGTTCCATGCACAGCAGCAGGTCATCGACGGGGCAGCCCTCGAGGGCACGCCTGCCCGGAAGGTCCTCGGTCGTGATGGGCCGGCCGTGGCGATCGGTGAAGGCGAAGCCCTCGAGGCTGTCGGCCCGACCCAGCGTCGCCTCGGCATCGATCGCGAACAAGTGACACGCGGCCGGGTTGATCCGGAGGACGCGGCCTGCCCCGTCGAGCACGACCAACGCCTCGGCCAACGAGTCGAGGATGGTCCTGTGGGTCGCCTCGGCCTTCGCTGCCCGGTCTCGTTGTTGTGCCAGCCGCTGCGCCACGACCTGGATGAGGCAGATGGCGAGTGCTGCGGCGACGACCAGGGACTGGGCAGTGGCCGCGATCACGGTGGACAGCACGACGAGCACGGCGAGGTCGAGCTGCGGGGTGGCCGAACGCTCGCGACGCCGCCACAGGCCTGCCAAACCCGCAGAGAGGGCCAGCGACCCGATCGCCGCGACGAGTCGGCTGGAGTCCAGGAGTGGGACGACGGCTGCCACACCGGCAAGCGCGGCGAGCAGGAAGGCGGGCCGACGATGCAGCACGGCGAGGAACGCCACGGCTCCGACCGGGGACCACGTGGGACTCCCAGCGGCAACCGGGGCCAACGCCAGCGCCTGGAGCGCACCGGTGCCCGCGGCGACCAGGAGGAAGGCTGCTGCAGCGCGGGGACGAGGGAGGGGGGTCATGGTGAGAGCGGTGCCATCTCATCGACACGCGCGGCGCGGACCTGAGCACAGGGCAGGCCGATGACCACGCGGGCTCCGCCGCCCGGGGCGTCCTCGAGGTGTATTCGTCCCTCCATGCGTTCGAGCTGGGCGCGAGCAAGCGTCAGTCCGATGCCAGTGCCCGCAACGGTGCCTGCCTGGGCATCGTGGCCGCGATGGAATCGCTGGAACACCCGTTCGCGGTCGTCGGGTGCCACCCCGGGCCCGTGGTCGTCCACCACGATCTCGATCATGTCCGGCCCCGCGGCCGGACGGACGCGGACATGGACCGGGGCGTCCTCGGGGGAGTAGCTGGCGGCGTTGTCCAGCACGTTGTGCAGGGCTCGGCGGACGGCCACCGGGTCGCCGCTGGCTGTGGGGGCCGATCCATCGATCGTGACGTCGATCCGGTTCGCGAACGGCAAGCGCTCGATGACGTCGTCGAGCAGGCGTTCGAGGTCGAGGTCCATCGTGACCGGCGGAGGCTGTTCGTGCTCCAGTCGGGCGAACTCCAGCACCTCCTGCAGCAGGTCCGACATCGACTCCGCGCCCCGTGCGAGCTGGCCGACGAAGTCCTTGCGGTCCTCCTCGCTCAGCTCGTGGCTGTGATGCTCCAGCAACGAGGCGAACCCCCGGATCGAGGTCAGCGGCGTGCGCAGCTCGTGGGACACCGTGACCAGGAACTCGGTTCGTGACTGGTCGGTGCGCCGCAGCTCCTCGTTGGCTGCCTCGAGCTCGGCCTGGCTGCGCCGCAGGTCAGCGGTGCGAACCTCGACCTGCACCTGCGCGGAGGCCTCACGGGTCCGGAGCACGTGCCCGAGGACCGCGATGACGATGGTCAGCAGCAGCCCGGCAACGCCGAGGGCGACCACCGGCCACCGGTTGGTCCGGGCGAAGGCGGGCGTCGGTGCGGTGCGCACCTCCCACGTGCGTCCGGCCACCTCCAGCCGGGCGGAGGAGATCGTGGCCGTGGACGGATCCCCGACGAGGAGCGTCGGCTCGATCGATCCGCCGGCGCCGGGGCCGAGGTCCCAGACCTGGACGTCCAGGCCGAGGGCGTCGGCTGGGCCCCGCTCGATGAGCGCGGCAGGCTCCACCGCGGCCAGCAGTCCCCCCACGAACTCCTCACGCCGTGCGTCGACCGTCGGGGGGATGTCGCCGGTGCGATAGGTCGGGACGAACAGGATGACGGCGGCGGGGTCGTCGGGCACGACGAGCTCCACCGCCGCGCTGACGGTGATCAGGCCGGTGTCCCTCGCGCCCTCGATCCCGAGCAGCCGGCGGGGTTCGCTGGCGAGGTCGAACCCGAGGGCGCTGCTGTTGGGTTCCGAGGGGACGACGCGTTCGACGACATAGGCACGATCCGTCGGGGTGGGGTGGACCGTCACATCCACGCCGTCGCGGTCGCTGATGGCGTTCTCGTAGGCGGCGAGGGCTCGTCGGTCGACGTGCCGGAAGAGGGCCACGGCCCGCGCGAGTGGGATGGTGCCCTGGGCGAACCCGTTCTCGAGGGTCGTGGTCAGCTCGCGGGTGTGGATGGGCCAGTCGTGGAGGACCGGGTGCGCCACCGCGTGGTCGGCTGGATGGGCCAGCGCCTGTGTCGTGGCGGTGTCGCGCATGGCGATCAGCGACGACTCGAGGGCATGGAGGTCGGCGTGGAGCGCCGCGAGCAGGGCGTCGGTGGCCCGGTCGACCTGGTCGGCGTGGTCGCGTCCCATCGAGGTGGCCAGGCCCACGGTCACGAGACCGGTCAGGAGCAGGCCGAGCACCACGGCAAGGGTGGCCGCTCGTTGGAAGACCGCTCGCTGGAGGACGTGGGGCATGTCGAGGGTCCACTCGGCCCGTGGCGGCCGAACCTGAGCGGCAGGCCCGCCGATCCCGAAAAAGAGGGGTCAGGAACGCTGCGCGGTCCTGAGCACGTCCTGGGCGGCGCGTGTCGGGCTGCGGGTGCCGGCACGAACGGACTGCGCCGCCTGGTCCAGGGCCGCGGCAGAGGCCGGGTCGGCCCGGAACGCCGCCAGCAGACCCTCGACGACCTGGTCGTGGAGCCACTGCAGGTCCTGCTGGCGTCGCAGCACCGCCAGCTGACCGGACGTCGTCATGTGGTCGTGGTGTGCAGCGACGGCGTCGGCGACCTCCTCGATCCCGCGGCCCTCCAGGGCAGAGGTGAGCACGACGGCCGGGTCCCAACCCGGGTGCCGTCGTCGCAGCAGGGCAAGGCCCTGGCGGGCATCGGCCGCGGCCATGCGCGCTGCCGGGGCGAGGTTGCCATCGGCCTTGGTGACCACGACGACGTCGGCCAGCTCCATCACCCCGCGCTTGATGCCCTGCAGGTCGTCCCCTGCGCCCGGGGGAAGCAGCAGCACCATCGTGTCGATGATGCCGGCGACCGCCGTCTCGGACTGCCCGACCCCGACGGTCTCGACCATCACCTGGTCGAACCCGGCGGCCTCGCACAGCAGCAGGACCTCGCGTGTCCGCCGTGCGAGGCCCCCGAGGGAGTCGCCGGCGGGCGAGGGTCGGATGAAGGCCTCCGGCCGTGCGGCCAGCCGCGGCATCCGGGTCTTGTCGCCCAGGATCGACCCGCCCGACTGGGTGGAGGAGGGGTCCACTGCCAGGACGGCGACCCGTTGGCCCCGGGCCTCGATCTGGTGCAGGCCGTAGGCCTGCAGGAACGTCGACTTGCCGGCGCCGGGCGGTCCGGAGACGCCCAGGCGGATCGACGTGCCGGTGTGCGGGAGCACCGCGTCGAGCAGGGCCGCTGCCCGGGTGCGATGGTCGGGCCGGGTCGACTCGACGAGGGTGATGGCACGGGCCAGCGCCCGCCGGTCACCCTCGACCAGGCGGGCTGCCAGCGTCTCGACCGACGGCGCCTCAGGCATCGAGCAGGGACAGGACCTCACGTGCAG
The nucleotide sequence above comes from Euzebya pacifica. Encoded proteins:
- a CDS encoding sensor histidine kinase, with product MRSSIRLRLMTLMLVPAVALLALSGIQLRASTEVLAQTQQFASLVDLADAQYSLVHDLQIERTRTLEAFHIGDDGGMDMSGEDLQAARSTTDTSLARLHELASPELTDGLSGPVADALQRALDAADDLVVRRGDIDAGSMLDAQVQQAYDVPVGALLGIDDILIPEVTNPVIHTRLLASAAYARLKATALDRGDTILLAVAGSIDSGTAGRRVSAQANQQALWLDSLRRLATDDEVALLEQTADIDPSSEVSRVAGGLQAGNLGAIDEIAADNRDTARTLRTVEQQMAATSLSAADDLQTEATRTTFVIGGLVVLALLFGAYLVYALSRSVVRPLNRLTTLASRIATALPSTVEAVGRGEEVDTSVLDDAVSTELLNRRDELGDLARALGAATDQATTVALEQARTRHGVAQTISDVARREQSLVERQLSLLESMEDREEDAEQLSQLFRLDHLATRMRRNAENLLLLSTGQLPGSGDASHQPLVDVIRTAAAETEQYARVDVRVGIPVDVKGYAATPLSHLLAELVENATNFSPPNTRVTVTTAREASGVTVTVTDRGLGMDAQDLEEAKARLMAPPLLEAAESRRLGLYVVGLLAQRLGVAIDIRPGEPAGLHVLVWLPDSLFVTPPQARTGPAGLASVVAQQAEPATPTGPVQPAALLSATPPVERAPEPAPAAGPARFAEDAAPDALSVMQRLLDASPSTPPPLPPDVQPVASTLPTRAPLLPQRQPSGDEPASGISLARASNGRTVDFDPAAVADLISGFDSDFASGPPPAPTPEVTTDRLPVATSQPGFQPQAPGPAGFPPAPSAPPAPAAPAAPVDDTPAAADPTPPTTPFGGTSSWSTPFPQRDSAK
- a CDS encoding diguanylate cyclase domain-containing protein, encoding MTPLPRPRAAAAFLLVAAGTGALQALALAPVAAGSPTWSPVGAVAFLAVLHRRPAFLLAALAGVAAVVPLLDSSRLVAAIGSLALSAGLAGLWRRRERSATPQLDLAVLVVLSTVIAATAQSLVVAAALAICLIQVVAQRLAQQRDRAAKAEATHRTILDSLAEALVVLDGAGRVLRINPAACHLFAIDAEATLGRADSLEGFAFTDRHGRPITTEDLPGRRALEGCPVDDLLLCMERPDGTFRWVNTSTRLLPGSQAPEDPAVVITVTDVTERHEAEVASRAETTQLRHRALHDGLTGLPNRTMLMDRLAEAHQTAVRRGAGTGLIVVDLDGFKGVNDRLGHAVGDEVLVQVALRLRSTLRSSDTAARLGGDEFVVLCEDLHPGMADLEVTHIAQRLQELLNQVYVTTGGPAEIGASVGWAIAAPGEALDLDLVVKADEAMLADKRERKGVPEEQRPEVLDRSVVVPSDAESLTVYIVDDDPAMRLLAGRILESSGTDLIVIGEAAEGETAIAEIGELGPDLVLCDVMMPEVSGPDVVVAVRRQLPDQRFIFWSATSAPELERYEAELQVPFVLKDRIEELPAALLAAAGRGPAGAQRITHRHEATVPSR
- a CDS encoding sensor histidine kinase; protein product: MPHVLQRAVFQRAATLAVVLGLLLTGLVTVGLATSMGRDHADQVDRATDALLAALHADLHALESSLIAMRDTATTQALAHPADHAVAHPVLHDWPIHTRELTTTLENGFAQGTIPLARAVALFRHVDRRALAAYENAISDRDGVDVTVHPTPTDRAYVVERVVPSEPNSSALGFDLASEPRRLLGIEGARDTGLITVSAAVELVVPDDPAAVILFVPTYRTGDIPPTVDARREEFVGGLLAAVEPAALIERGPADALGLDVQVWDLGPGAGGSIEPTLLVGDPSTATISSARLEVAGRTWEVRTAPTPAFARTNRWPVVALGVAGLLLTIVIAVLGHVLRTREASAQVQVEVRTADLRRSQAELEAANEELRRTDQSRTEFLVTVSHELRTPLTSIRGFASLLEHHSHELSEEDRKDFVGQLARGAESMSDLLQEVLEFARLEHEQPPPVTMDLDLERLLDDVIERLPFANRIDVTIDGSAPTASGDPVAVRRALHNVLDNAASYSPEDAPVHVRVRPAAGPDMIEIVVDDHGPGVAPDDRERVFQRFHRGHDAQAGTVAGTGIGLTLARAQLERMEGRIHLEDAPGGGARVVIGLPCAQVRAARVDEMAPLSP